One Natrinema salaciae genomic region harbors:
- a CDS encoding elongation factor EF-2, which translates to MGRRKKIVQECERLMDDPENIRNIAIAAHVDHGKTTLTDNLLAGAGMISEDTAGEQLAMDTEEDEQERGITIDAANVSMTHEYEDQNHLINLIDTPGHVDFGGDVTRAMRAVDGALVVVDAVEGAMPQTETVLRQALREGVKPTLFINKVDRLISELQEGPEEMQERLLSVIRDVNELIRGMTEDMDDVEDWTVSVEEGTVGFGSALYKWGVSMPSMQRTGMDFGEIMDLERSDKRQELHERTPLSDVVLDMVCEHFPNPIDAQPRRIPRVWRGDDESELAEQMRLVDEDGEVVLMVTDIAMDPHAGEVASGRVFSGTLEKGQELYVSGTAGRNRIQSVGVYMGGEREEVDAVPAGNIAAVTGLKDAIAGSTVSSVEMTPFESIEHISEPVITKSVEAKNMDDLPKLIETLRQVSKEDPTIQININEDTGEHLISGQGELHLEVITQRIEKNQGIPVNTGEPIVVYREQPQRASDQVEGISPNRHNRFYISIEPMADEIVETIHRGEASMDMPEQDRREALQEAGMDKDTSQNVEHMHGTNILIDDTKGIQHLNETMELVIEGLEEALDNGPLANEPVQGSLIRLHDARLHEDTIHRGPAQVIPATREAVHKALIDGQIKMLEPMQDVRIDVPNDHMGAASGEIQGRRGRVDDMYQEGDLMVVEGIAPVGEMIGFASDIRSATEGRASWNTENAGFEVMSDSLQRDKIMEIRERKGMKLELPPSIDYI; encoded by the coding sequence ATGGGCCGACGAAAAAAGATCGTCCAGGAGTGCGAACGGCTGATGGACGACCCGGAGAACATCCGGAACATCGCCATCGCCGCTCACGTTGACCACGGAAAAACGACCCTTACCGACAATCTGCTGGCTGGTGCCGGCATGATTTCCGAGGACACCGCCGGCGAGCAGCTCGCGATGGACACCGAGGAAGACGAACAGGAACGCGGTATCACCATCGACGCGGCGAACGTCTCGATGACCCACGAGTACGAGGACCAGAACCACCTCATCAACCTCATCGACACGCCGGGCCACGTCGACTTCGGTGGCGACGTAACTCGCGCGATGCGCGCCGTCGACGGTGCGCTCGTCGTCGTCGACGCAGTCGAGGGCGCGATGCCCCAGACCGAGACGGTGCTGCGGCAGGCGCTCCGAGAGGGCGTCAAGCCGACCCTGTTCATCAACAAGGTCGACCGCCTCATCTCCGAACTGCAGGAAGGACCCGAGGAGATGCAGGAGCGTCTTCTCTCGGTCATCCGTGACGTCAACGAACTCATCCGCGGCATGACCGAGGACATGGACGACGTCGAGGACTGGACAGTCTCCGTCGAAGAGGGGACCGTCGGCTTCGGCTCCGCGCTGTACAAGTGGGGCGTCTCCATGCCGTCGATGCAGCGAACCGGCATGGACTTCGGCGAAATCATGGACCTCGAGCGCTCGGACAAGCGCCAGGAGCTCCACGAGCGGACGCCGCTCTCGGACGTCGTGCTCGACATGGTCTGTGAGCACTTCCCGAACCCGATCGACGCCCAGCCCCGTCGTATTCCGCGCGTCTGGCGTGGCGACGACGAGTCCGAACTCGCAGAGCAGATGCGGCTGGTCGACGAGGACGGCGAAGTCGTCCTGATGGTCACCGACATCGCGATGGACCCCCACGCGGGCGAAGTCGCCAGCGGCCGTGTCTTCTCGGGCACCCTCGAGAAGGGCCAGGAGCTGTACGTCTCCGGGACTGCGGGCAGGAACCGCATCCAGTCCGTCGGCGTCTACATGGGCGGCGAGCGCGAGGAAGTCGATGCCGTTCCCGCCGGGAACATCGCCGCCGTCACCGGCCTCAAGGACGCCATCGCCGGCTCGACCGTCTCCAGCGTCGAGATGACGCCGTTCGAGTCGATCGAGCACATCTCCGAGCCGGTCATCACGAAGTCCGTCGAGGCCAAGAACATGGACGACCTGCCGAAGCTGATCGAGACCCTTCGCCAAGTGTCCAAGGAGGACCCGACGATCCAGATCAACATCAACGAGGACACCGGCGAACACCTGATCTCCGGACAGGGTGAGCTCCACCTCGAGGTTATCACCCAGCGCATCGAGAAGAATCAGGGCATTCCGGTCAACACCGGCGAACCGATCGTCGTCTACCGCGAACAGCCCCAGCGTGCGAGCGATCAGGTCGAGGGTATCTCGCCCAACCGCCACAACCGCTTCTACATCTCCATCGAACCGATGGCGGACGAGATCGTCGAGACGATCCACCGGGGCGAAGCCTCGATGGACATGCCCGAGCAGGACCGCCGCGAGGCCCTGCAGGAGGCCGGCATGGACAAGGACACGTCCCAGAACGTCGAGCACATGCACGGGACGAACATCCTCATCGACGACACGAAGGGGATCCAGCACCTGAACGAGACGATGGAACTCGTCATCGAGGGGCTCGAGGAGGCCCTCGACAACGGTCCGCTGGCCAACGAACCGGTGCAGGGCTCGCTCATCCGCCTGCACGACGCGCGTCTCCACGAGGACACCATCCATCGCGGTCCGGCACAGGTCATCCCCGCGACCCGCGAAGCCGTCCACAAGGCGCTGATCGACGGCCAGATCAAGATGCTCGAGCCGATGCAGGACGTCCGCATCGACGTGCCCAACGACCACATGGGTGCCGCCTCCGGCGAGATCCAGGGCCGTCGTGGCCGCGTCGACGACATGTATCAGGAAGGCGACCTCATGGTCGTCGAGGGGATCGCCCCCGTCGGCGAGATGATCGGCTTCGCGTCCGACATCCGTTCCGCGACCGAGGGCCGCGCCTCCTGGAACACCGAGAACGCCGGCTTCGAGGTCATGTCCGACTCGCTCCAGCGCGACAAGATCATGGAGATCCGCGAGCGCAAGGGCATGAAGCTCGAGCTGCCGCCGAGTATCGACTACATCTAA
- the serS gene encoding serine--tRNA ligase, translated as MIDRTYLRENPDEVRDALENRGADVDLDEFLELDERWRELKAKGDDLRHERNQITKKIGEFVAAGEDEKREDAIEQSRELKAKIEDVESEGAELEEKLQKRYLEIPQIPHESVPLGLDERHNVEDRRWGFDETRELPDEVTPHYELGEELDIIDEERAAKTTGAGFYFLKGEGAQLEHALIQFMLDIHREQGYVDLFPPIPVKSASMRGTGQFPKFADDAYRLGGSNEEEYDDDDLWLCPTAEVPVTNMYANEILLQDDLPLKHQAYTPNFRREAGEHGTETRGIVRVHQFNKVELVNFVEPEESYDRLENLLEEATDVLERLGLPYRILDLCTGDLTFASAKTYDIEVWAPGDDMDDGPEEGGRWLEVSSASNFEAFQARRAGLRYRPERHESAEYLHTLNASGLAIPRVMVAILEYYQNEDGTVTIPEPLQPYMGGKELIEGHEKVGESAVGAGERE; from the coding sequence ATGATCGACCGGACTTATCTGCGCGAGAATCCCGACGAGGTACGCGACGCCCTCGAGAACCGCGGAGCCGACGTCGATCTCGACGAGTTCCTCGAACTCGACGAGCGCTGGCGGGAACTGAAGGCCAAGGGCGACGACCTGCGCCACGAACGCAACCAGATCACCAAGAAAATCGGCGAGTTCGTCGCCGCTGGCGAAGACGAAAAGCGAGAGGACGCCATCGAACAATCGCGAGAACTCAAAGCCAAGATCGAGGACGTCGAGAGCGAGGGCGCCGAACTGGAGGAGAAACTGCAGAAGCGGTACCTCGAGATTCCGCAGATCCCCCACGAGAGCGTCCCGCTGGGGCTCGACGAACGGCACAACGTCGAGGACCGACGCTGGGGCTTCGACGAGACCCGCGAGCTGCCCGACGAAGTCACTCCCCACTACGAACTCGGCGAGGAACTCGATATCATCGACGAGGAACGCGCCGCCAAGACGACCGGGGCCGGCTTCTACTTCCTCAAAGGCGAGGGCGCACAGCTCGAGCACGCCCTGATACAGTTCATGCTGGATATCCACCGCGAGCAGGGCTACGTCGACCTGTTCCCACCGATTCCGGTCAAGAGCGCGTCCATGCGCGGTACCGGCCAGTTCCCGAAGTTCGCCGACGACGCCTACCGACTGGGCGGCAGCAACGAGGAGGAGTACGACGACGACGACCTCTGGCTCTGCCCCACCGCGGAGGTGCCGGTCACCAACATGTACGCGAACGAAATCCTCCTGCAGGACGACCTCCCCCTCAAGCACCAGGCCTACACGCCGAACTTCCGGCGTGAAGCCGGCGAGCACGGCACCGAGACGCGGGGCATCGTCCGCGTCCACCAGTTCAACAAGGTCGAACTGGTCAACTTCGTCGAGCCCGAGGAGAGCTACGACCGCCTCGAGAACCTCCTCGAGGAGGCCACGGACGTCCTCGAGCGACTCGGACTCCCCTACCGCATCCTGGACCTCTGTACCGGCGACCTGACGTTCGCCAGCGCCAAGACCTACGACATCGAGGTCTGGGCCCCCGGCGACGACATGGACGACGGCCCCGAGGAAGGCGGTCGCTGGCTCGAGGTCTCCTCGGCCTCGAACTTCGAGGCCTTCCAGGCCCGCCGCGCCGGCCTTCGTTACCGACCCGAGCGCCACGAGAGCGCGGAGTACCTGCACACCTTGAACGCCTCGGGGCTCGCGATCCCGCGCGTGATGGTCGCCATCCTCGAGTACTACCAGAACGAGGACGGCACGGTGACGATTCCCGAGCCCCTGCAGCCGTACATGGGTGGGAAGGAACTCATCGAGGGCCACGAGAAGGTCGGCGAATCGGCGGTTGGTGCGGGCGAACGGGAGTAA
- a CDS encoding potassium channel family protein: MDPLEGETSSAPIEYEPVSVKDVLVEMKDTAELLIDLSYSAVLHQSEQLATEVLRLEERMDVLELRARMSLLMAARKPADAEQLAPVLGIVGAADGISDAAGDIAKIVLEDMGLPEAMRAALPEAAEALLRGIVDSESPYAGRTLQEIDLESETGVRVIALRRGNDWLLNPGPTTRIEADDVALLRGPESAIGDVCETITGEVYEAPSAEMPDIDDLERAVDTIVHMKDFSELAVDLAYSSVLFDSEELAEEVRNLEVEVDAMQSRFEAWTLRAAADAADPVVLRGLIQLGNCTERISDAAIEISEGVLRDIEVHPVVHVAVQESDEIITRVEVSEGSDLDGTAVTAGVPDAESTMSVIAIRRPGEGWLLVADADAELRGGDVLISKGTRTAAAAFRELASA, encoded by the coding sequence ATGGATCCGCTCGAGGGCGAGACGTCGTCGGCCCCGATCGAGTACGAGCCCGTCAGCGTCAAGGACGTGCTGGTGGAGATGAAAGACACCGCCGAGCTGTTGATCGACCTCTCGTACTCGGCCGTCCTCCACCAGAGCGAGCAGCTCGCGACGGAGGTGCTCCGACTCGAAGAGCGGATGGATGTCCTCGAGCTCCGCGCGCGGATGAGCCTGCTGATGGCCGCCCGGAAACCGGCCGATGCGGAACAGCTCGCGCCGGTACTGGGGATCGTCGGGGCCGCGGACGGGATCAGCGACGCCGCGGGCGACATCGCGAAGATCGTCCTCGAGGACATGGGGCTGCCCGAAGCGATGCGGGCGGCGCTGCCCGAGGCCGCCGAAGCACTCCTGCGGGGGATCGTCGACTCGGAGTCGCCCTATGCCGGGCGGACGCTCCAGGAGATCGACCTCGAGTCGGAGACCGGCGTACGCGTGATCGCGCTTCGGCGGGGCAACGACTGGCTGCTCAACCCGGGGCCGACGACCCGCATCGAGGCCGACGACGTCGCGCTCCTCCGGGGCCCGGAGTCGGCGATCGGCGACGTCTGCGAGACGATTACCGGCGAGGTCTACGAGGCACCGTCCGCCGAGATGCCCGACATCGACGACCTCGAGCGGGCCGTAGACACGATCGTTCACATGAAGGACTTCTCCGAACTGGCGGTCGACCTGGCCTACAGCAGCGTGCTGTTCGACAGCGAGGAGCTCGCCGAGGAGGTCCGCAATCTCGAGGTCGAGGTCGACGCGATGCAGTCGCGGTTCGAGGCCTGGACGCTCCGGGCGGCCGCCGATGCCGCGGACCCGGTCGTCCTGCGCGGGCTGATCCAGCTTGGCAACTGCACGGAGCGGATCAGCGACGCCGCGATCGAGATCAGCGAGGGCGTCCTCCGGGATATCGAGGTCCACCCGGTCGTCCACGTGGCCGTCCAGGAGAGCGACGAGATCATCACCCGCGTCGAGGTGTCCGAGGGGAGCGACCTCGACGGAACCGCGGTGACCGCGGGCGTTCCCGACGCCGAGTCGACGATGTCCGTGATCGCCATCCGCCGGCCGGGCGAGGGGTGGTTGCTGGTCGCGGACGCCGACGCCGAACTGCGCGGCGGCGACGTGCTCATCTCGAAGGGGACCCGGACGGCCGCGGCGGCGTTCCGGGAACTCGCATCGGCGTAG
- a CDS encoding magnesium transporter, with protein sequence MAAADPDDPLDTWSISSIVGTMFPILLVLSLLEMGSGYVLEELEETYLGNPTLLVLVPVMIGMGGNLGAILSSRLSTRLHLGLLEFDPRDEVLWTNVLAIMGLAATIFSALGVAAWVVGRVIAEPMALLDLMLISVVSGMSLAVLAIVLSLVATYVSYTQGLDPDDTTIPVVTNVCDILGVIVLSGVAIVVLN encoded by the coding sequence ATGGCGGCGGCGGACCCCGACGACCCGCTCGACACCTGGTCGATCAGCAGCATCGTCGGCACCATGTTCCCGATCCTGCTCGTCCTCTCGCTACTCGAGATGGGGTCGGGCTACGTCCTCGAGGAACTCGAGGAGACCTACCTCGGAAATCCGACGCTGCTCGTGCTCGTCCCAGTGATGATCGGCATGGGCGGCAACCTCGGCGCGATTCTCTCCTCGCGGCTCTCGACGCGGCTCCACCTGGGACTGCTCGAGTTCGATCCCCGGGACGAAGTGCTGTGGACCAACGTACTGGCGATCATGGGACTGGCGGCGACGATCTTCTCCGCGCTTGGCGTCGCGGCCTGGGTCGTCGGCCGGGTCATCGCCGAACCGATGGCGTTGCTCGATCTCATGCTCATCTCTGTGGTCAGCGGCATGTCGCTCGCCGTCCTCGCGATCGTCCTCAGTCTCGTCGCGACCTACGTCTCCTACACGCAGGGGCTAGACCCCGACGACACGACGATCCCCGTCGTCACGAACGTCTGCGACATCCTCGGCGTGATCGTCCTCTCGGGGGTCGCGATCGTCGTGCTGAACTGA
- a CDS encoding magnesium transporter, producing MEARQEAWRIYRESLPILAVSLVGGIFAGSVLGSEGMTEGFERFPGLLLLLPAFLATRGNVYGAMGARISSGLHQGMIDPEFSWDRRLVNAVGASFVNGISISIVIAVLSWGILQVLGRESARLVELVGIMLVSGVLTSVTLIFGLLALVFASYEYGLDPDNLIGPIVTTLGDIFGVVFLFVAITVVGGVF from the coding sequence ATGGAGGCTCGCCAAGAGGCGTGGCGTATCTACCGCGAGTCACTCCCGATTCTCGCGGTCAGCCTCGTCGGCGGGATCTTCGCGGGATCGGTCCTCGGCTCGGAGGGGATGACCGAGGGATTCGAGCGGTTTCCCGGACTACTGCTGTTGCTTCCCGCCTTTCTCGCGACCCGGGGGAACGTCTACGGCGCGATGGGGGCGCGCATCTCGAGCGGACTGCACCAGGGGATGATCGATCCGGAGTTCTCGTGGGACCGGCGGCTGGTCAACGCCGTCGGGGCCTCCTTCGTCAACGGGATCAGCATCTCGATCGTCATCGCCGTCCTCTCGTGGGGCATTCTGCAGGTCCTCGGGCGCGAGTCGGCCAGGCTCGTCGAACTCGTCGGGATCATGCTGGTCTCCGGCGTCCTCACCTCGGTCACGCTGATCTTCGGGCTGCTGGCGCTGGTCTTCGCGAGCTACGAGTACGGGCTCGACCCCGACAACCTCATCGGGCCGATCGTCACCACGCTGGGCGACATCTTCGGCGTCGTCTTCCTCTTCGTCGCGATCACCGTCGTCGGAGGTGTCTTCTGA
- the crcB gene encoding fluoride efflux transporter CrcB, whose translation MSVTAALLAAVVTVDPEPAHVVGTGGAIGAVLRYWVSQRVARVSSERLPLATFAVNVVGSFVFGLAVFAGAGESTIELVGTGICGSFTTFSSFSVETVRLYERGDRALAVGNAGANLACSLAAIGLAWGLVAVTPL comes from the coding sequence GTGAGTGTGACCGCTGCACTGCTCGCGGCCGTCGTCACCGTCGATCCCGAACCGGCCCACGTCGTCGGCACCGGCGGCGCGATCGGCGCAGTCCTCCGATACTGGGTCTCCCAGCGGGTCGCTCGGGTCTCGAGCGAACGACTCCCGCTTGCGACGTTCGCGGTCAACGTCGTGGGCAGTTTCGTCTTCGGTCTCGCGGTTTTCGCGGGCGCGGGCGAGTCGACGATCGAACTGGTCGGAACTGGTATCTGCGGCTCGTTTACGACGTTCTCCTCGTTTTCGGTCGAGACGGTCCGGCTGTACGAGCGCGGCGATCGGGCCCTCGCGGTCGGGAACGCCGGGGCCAACCTCGCCTGTTCGCTCGCGGCGATCGGCCTGGCCTGGGGACTCGTCGCCGTCACCCCCCTCTGA
- a CDS encoding CrcB family protein: protein MADAHPLVRLETLALIAVGGFAGSNLRFFAMGLLPDVASIVLVNAAGSAVLSVLVYEAEYAGLLGSRTRLVFATGFLSSLTTYSTFALQTALASAPLATLGIVAANYGLALLSVLGGRALARRVGSPHTTDGETA, encoded by the coding sequence ATGGCAGACGCTCACCCGCTCGTTCGGCTCGAGACGCTCGCACTGATCGCTGTCGGCGGCTTCGCCGGCTCGAACCTCCGGTTCTTTGCGATGGGGCTGCTCCCGGACGTGGCGTCGATCGTCCTCGTGAACGCGGCGGGGAGCGCCGTCCTCTCCGTCCTGGTCTACGAGGCCGAGTACGCGGGCCTCCTCGGATCGCGGACCCGGCTCGTCTTCGCGACGGGGTTTCTCTCGTCGCTGACGACCTACAGCACGTTCGCGCTGCAGACCGCGCTCGCGTCGGCACCGCTCGCGACGCTCGGCATCGTTGCCGCCAACTACGGACTCGCACTCCTCAGCGTGCTCGGAGGACGAGCACTGGCGCGCCGGGTCGGTAGTCCCCACACGACGGACGGTGAGACGGCGTGA
- a CDS encoding cation diffusion facilitator family transporter, with product MSGDVAADGGRSAFARASWANVLGNVVKIVAEGAAGYVFGSVALLADAAHSVADLVASVVVLVWGRSAFDEPDDTHPHGHTRIEPLTALFVGAVIALLGLNLLYRSAEGLVAGPDIQFSPLLLAALGFSIADMYLVYHYTVRINESLQSTALAALAKDCLNDIYTSVAAIVGVLGVLVDVPVLDPIAGGLVSLLVVYQGVEIGRENVDYLIGAAPGTEKRAEITDLLRRHPAVEGVHDLTVFYDGTVLEVEVHVEVDGDLPFREAHDVESELVDRLRGLDDVGDAHVHLDPSGIGEWKSADEY from the coding sequence ATGTCCGGAGACGTTGCCGCGGACGGCGGTCGGAGCGCGTTCGCGCGAGCGTCGTGGGCGAACGTCCTCGGTAACGTCGTCAAGATCGTCGCCGAGGGGGCGGCGGGATACGTCTTCGGGAGCGTGGCCTTGCTCGCGGACGCGGCCCACTCGGTTGCGGACCTCGTCGCGAGCGTCGTCGTCCTCGTCTGGGGTCGGAGCGCGTTCGACGAACCCGACGATACGCACCCGCACGGTCACACCAGAATCGAGCCCCTGACGGCGCTGTTCGTCGGTGCGGTGATCGCACTGCTCGGATTGAACTTGCTCTACCGATCCGCCGAGGGACTCGTCGCCGGTCCCGATATTCAGTTCAGCCCCCTGCTACTCGCGGCACTCGGCTTCTCGATCGCGGATATGTATCTGGTCTACCACTACACGGTCCGGATCAACGAGTCCCTGCAGTCGACCGCGCTCGCGGCGCTCGCGAAGGATTGCCTCAACGATATCTACACGTCGGTCGCCGCTATCGTCGGCGTCCTCGGTGTACTGGTCGACGTGCCGGTACTCGATCCCATCGCGGGGGGACTCGTCAGCCTGCTGGTCGTCTACCAGGGCGTCGAGATCGGCAGGGAGAACGTGGATTACCTCATCGGCGCCGCGCCGGGGACGGAGAAACGCGCCGAGATTACCGACCTGTTGCGCCGCCACCCGGCCGTCGAGGGCGTCCACGACTTGACCGTCTTCTACGACGGGACCGTCCTCGAGGTCGAGGTTCACGTCGAAGTCGACGGCGACCTGCCGTTCCGGGAGGCGCACGACGTCGAGTCGGAACTGGTCGATCGCCTGCGCGGACTCGACGACGTGGGTGACGCGCACGTCCACCTCGACCCGTCCGGAATCGGCGAGTGGAAGTCGGCCGACGAGTACTGA
- a CDS encoding sensor histidine kinase yields the protein MSLDTSGRLRLRPSVPGLERRHLPRVLSWFGGLSAAVSVGWMIAFTAVLEVPGLLLSIAFVTGPALWLIWGGYRLERSEIDASRYARILQWCFGSTVGFLAVNLVTMVYFPWYNLAGNVVWAHFSVNAGAVGGFTVGYVEAQAIHREVEAAADTVRAEQLEDQRELLTYLNDLLRHEVLNSSQIIGGHASLLRTACDDDRARDRLETIERESDELIAVIENVRAMLDANRGPQTHATVDLTDLLTAEIEDCRTRFDDVEIEAELPDAAPVCGNEGLTWIFSNLLENAVEHNDGAVPHVRVTVDTTPESVTVRVADDGPGIPDADSGTLFERKSNNHGLGLYLSRILANRYGGTVELAETGPDGSVFAVRLPRASAVCPRDADTDRD from the coding sequence ATGAGTCTCGATACGTCTGGCCGACTCCGTTTGCGACCGTCCGTACCGGGGCTCGAGCGGCGGCACCTCCCGCGGGTTCTGAGCTGGTTCGGCGGCCTTTCGGCCGCGGTCTCCGTCGGCTGGATGATCGCGTTCACCGCAGTGCTCGAGGTCCCCGGCCTCCTTCTCAGCATCGCGTTCGTCACCGGTCCGGCTCTCTGGCTGATCTGGGGCGGCTACCGACTCGAGCGAAGCGAGATCGACGCGAGTCGATACGCCCGGATTCTCCAGTGGTGTTTCGGCAGCACCGTCGGGTTTCTGGCCGTCAACCTCGTGACGATGGTCTACTTTCCCTGGTACAACCTGGCGGGGAACGTGGTCTGGGCCCACTTCTCCGTCAACGCGGGCGCAGTCGGCGGATTCACCGTCGGCTACGTCGAAGCGCAGGCCATCCACCGCGAAGTCGAGGCGGCGGCCGACACCGTCCGCGCCGAACAGCTCGAGGACCAACGCGAGCTACTCACCTACCTGAACGATCTCCTGCGACACGAGGTCCTGAACTCCTCGCAGATCATCGGCGGTCACGCGTCGCTGCTGCGGACGGCGTGTGACGACGACCGGGCTCGCGACCGGCTCGAAACGATCGAACGAGAGAGCGACGAGCTCATCGCCGTTATCGAGAACGTGCGGGCGATGCTCGACGCGAACAGGGGACCGCAAACCCACGCCACCGTCGATCTCACCGACCTGCTGACCGCGGAAATCGAGGACTGCCGCACCCGGTTCGACGACGTCGAGATCGAGGCCGAGCTGCCGGATGCGGCCCCCGTGTGCGGAAACGAGGGCCTGACGTGGATCTTCTCGAACCTGCTCGAAAACGCCGTCGAGCACAACGACGGCGCGGTGCCCCACGTTCGCGTCACCGTCGACACGACGCCCGAGAGCGTCACCGTCAGGGTCGCCGACGACGGTCCGGGCATCCCCGACGCGGATAGCGGAACGCTGTTCGAACGAAAGTCGAACAATCACGGGCTCGGGCTCTACCTCTCTCGCATCCTCGCGAACAGGTACGGTGGGACCGTGGAACTCGCCGAAACCGGGCCGGACGGCAGCGTCTTCGCTGTGCGGCTGCCTCGCGCGTCCGCTGTCTGTCCGCGTGACGCCGACACGGACCGCGACTGA
- a CDS encoding MBL fold metallo-hydrolase, translated as MEVGDVREVTAGDCSDLYYLDTGMYDTREYGAVYILDDDRPAVVDTGIGTNYDLLREALADVGIDRDELEVIALTHVHLDHAGGAGFLAADCPNADVYVPAIGADHMADPSRLIAGTKNAVGEQWEYYVEPEPVPREQLVEIEDGDVVDLGTHELRVHGAPGHAPHQVVFEDPANDAVFVADAAGIWVPRIEAIRETSPPSNFDLEQCLDDLETLEAIDPDVFCYPHFGPRYVGDDVERALEEYATVLEEWVAAVDRKRAELEDDEAVVDHFAEVTEMGDVWSEEKASAEARLNTRGVLGYLDRRD; from the coding sequence ATGGAAGTCGGAGACGTTCGCGAAGTCACGGCCGGTGACTGTTCGGACCTCTATTACCTCGATACCGGGATGTACGACACCCGCGAGTACGGTGCCGTCTACATCCTCGACGACGATCGCCCGGCCGTCGTCGATACCGGCATCGGCACCAACTACGACCTGCTCCGCGAGGCGCTCGCGGACGTCGGCATCGATCGGGACGAGCTCGAGGTCATCGCACTGACACACGTCCACCTCGATCACGCCGGCGGTGCCGGTTTTCTCGCCGCGGACTGTCCGAACGCCGACGTCTACGTTCCCGCCATCGGTGCCGATCACATGGCCGACCCCTCGCGGCTGATCGCGGGGACGAAAAACGCCGTCGGCGAGCAGTGGGAGTACTACGTGGAACCGGAGCCCGTCCCCAGGGAGCAACTCGTCGAGATCGAAGACGGCGACGTCGTCGATCTCGGCACTCACGAACTGCGCGTCCACGGCGCACCCGGCCACGCCCCCCATCAGGTCGTCTTCGAAGATCCCGCGAACGACGCGGTCTTCGTGGCCGACGCAGCCGGCATCTGGGTCCCCCGGATCGAGGCGATCAGGGAAACGTCGCCGCCGTCGAACTTCGACCTCGAGCAGTGTCTCGACGACCTCGAGACCCTCGAAGCGATCGATCCCGACGTGTTCTGCTACCCCCACTTCGGACCGCGCTACGTGGGCGACGACGTCGAACGGGCCCTCGAGGAGTACGCGACCGTTCTCGAGGAATGGGTGGCTGCGGTCGACCGGAAACGGGCGGAACTCGAGGACGACGAGGCGGTCGTCGACCACTTCGCCGAGGTGACCGAGATGGGCGACGTCTGGAGCGAGGAGAAAGCGAGCGCCGAAGCGAGGCTGAACACCCGCGGCGTTCTGGGCTATCTCGATCGCCGGGACTGA